Below is a window of Pogona vitticeps strain Pit_001003342236 chromosome 9, PviZW2.1, whole genome shotgun sequence DNA.
GGAAGACGGATTTCTCCTCCCCAAACACCTAGAAACAAAGAGAGACAATTGGGGGGAGTGAGttgtttttgggtgtgtgtgagagtTGTGAATGAGCCTCTTTGGGTCCTCTACTCCCACCCTGAGAAACCCAAAAGATGCTTAAGTGGATCCTCCAGTTTTGatcctctcccttccctttccctgctCTTTCTCCAGCAGTGAAACCAGAAGCTCCCCTCACGGGGCAGGGGTCTTCGTGTCTGCGTCCTCTGTGGAggcctgtgggggtgggtgggcaagtGAAGCCAGGCAGGACTAAGCTACAGGCAAGGTccccccttcctctttcttccaggCAATCAGGCTGCcaagacaaggaggcaggagccTTTCCAGGAAGGGCCCTGCAGTGTGAGCACGAAattggaaggtggtggtggtgggagacacAAGTGGAGAGGGAAGCACCACAAGAGCTCCTCCTGGCTTGCTTCTGGTCGACACACTGTGGCTCCCCTCTCCAGGGGCTTCTTATGTGTACTGAATCTTGACGAAGATGTTGTTTTTAGCGAAcctttttaatgaggtaagccatCTTGGCTCCTTTTCTGGAGAAAGCGGGGTGAAAAGAACCCAATGCTTTTCCTTCCTGGGGTTCCAAAAGAGAAGGAGCCCTCCCCCGGAGAAGGGGAGAGGTGAGGAAGGTTTGGCCTCCCCAAGCTCTTCATCTAAACCCCGGCAGAGTCTGACCTGCCCGCCCCCTTCTGCCTGCAGGATGGTTCCCTTTTCAGCAGGATCCCTTACCTGGCCTGGCCTAGAGGCACTGGAGCACCACCGGCTGTTTTGCACTGCCCTGGAACTTGGGCAGGTGGTCGCGCAGCTCGGCCTCGCTCATCCAGACCTGGAGAGAGAGGAAGGTTTCTTCACTGTCAGAGGTTTCCTTTTCACCCTTTTCCAAACAGACTGGCCCAAAGTCATTCGGGCAACTTACATCTGTCCCCAACAGGTCCTTCGCCATTCTAAGAGGAGGAGCCTCAGgttggaggtggggggagcaGGCAAGAGGAGTCCCTGCCGGGCAGTCTCcatgaaggatgccttctccacTGGAAACTGCTCCCCAACCATCTAGAAACAgatggttggggggggagggagttgtttttgactgtgtgtgtgttatttagccccttcctcttcctcccaggcAAGCAGCCTTTGTCCTTACCTCCACGATAGAAAGCAGGTGGTCTCTGCTTGGGTCCTCCTCTATCAGCCCCCGAAGGAGATGTTCTGCCATGTTAGTGGTGTTCCTGAAGGCCTCCTGCAAGAGAAGGAAGGTGCCTTTCTTGAGCTTCCTGGAGTGGCTCTTAGGTGGCATCTTTCCACGCTGAGGCAGCCGTGCGAGGGCTGCTTCCCAGAGCCCTGTGGTGTTGGGCTCTAGCCTGGCTCTGGGCAGAATCAGCCGTGGTTGCCCAGACCTTCcctgggagggagaggaggggggcaaCCCTTGGGTTTCCCCTTGATTTCTCAGGAGCCccttccaaggaaggaaggaaaaggggctgGAAGGAAGCCAAGGACTGACCTCTACCTCCGGATCCTGGCTTGGCTCCTCCAGCATGACCCAGGCACGGAGGGCCAAGTGAAGGAATTGGGTCTCCAGGTCCTTTGGGGTCCTTGGCTGCATTTTGCtgtggagaggaaaaggaaaacatgagATGGGGGGCTAGGAGGGAGGGAAGCTCGTCCTACAACAATTTCAACATTTCAGAACCCGGTGGAGCGCAGACTGTCTGCTTCAGCTTCCTACCATATGGTAACCCATCTTCCTGAATTTCACATAACCTTAGTAGGCATTTAGTCTCCTATTTGACAGTTATTTATTCTCAAGTTGATGGGAGAGGCGGAGCTTGTCActgcatcaagtcaattctgactgaggGGAGCCCTTTTCATGGGTTTCTGGGTAGAGAGGACTTAAagtaccattcctttcttttgggggcaccctgggactgtgccgcttgcccaaggccatgcaggctggatCTTCTGACCGGAGGCACGAttgggaatcgaacccccaaactctaactcaccgagctatccTGCCAGATGGACTGTCGGAGGGGATCCCTTACCTGGATTGGCCTGGAGGCCCTGGAGCGCCACCGGCTGTTTTGCGCTCCCCTGCTCAGCCTCACTCATCCAGACCTGGAGAGACAGGAAGGTTTCCTCACCGTCAGAAGTTTCCTTTTCACCCTTTCCCAAAGCGACCAGCCCAAAGTCATTCTGCAACTTACCTCTGCCCCCAACAGGTCCTTCGCCATTCCAGTGAaggaatggaagaggaggagcccagggttggggtggggggagcgggcAGGGGGAGTCCCTGCCGGGCAGTCTCCAGGAAGACGGATTTCTCCTCCCCAAACACCTAGAAACAAAGAGAGACAATTGGGGGGAGTGAGttgtttttgggtgtgtgtgagagtTGTGAATGAGCCTCTTTCGGTCCTCTACTCCCACCCTGAGAAACCCAAAAGATGCTTAAGTGGATCCTCCAGTTTTgatcctctccctcccctttcacTGCTCTTTCTCCAGCAGTGAAACCAGAAGCTCCCCTCACGGGGCAGGGGTCTTCGTGTCTGCGTCCTATGTGGAggcctgtgggggtgggtgggcaagtGAAGCCAGGCAGGACTAAGCTACAGTCAAGGTccccccttcctctttcttccaggCAATCAGGCTGCcaagacaaggaggcaggagccTTTCCAGGAAGGGCCCTGCAGTGTGAGCACGAAattggaaggtggtggtggtgggagacacAAGTGGAGAGGGAAGCACCACAAGAGCTCCTCCTGGCTTGCTTCTGGTCGACACACTGTGGCTCCCCTCTCCAGGGGCTTCTTATGTGTACTGAATCTTGACGAAGATGTTGTTTTTAGCGAAcctttttaatgaggtaagccatCTTGGCTCCTTTTCTGGAGAAAGCGGGGTGAAAAGAACCCAATGCTTTTCCTTCCTGGGGTTCCAAAAGGGAAGGAGCCCTCCCCCGGAGAAGGGGAGAGGTGAGGAAGGTTTGGCCTCCCCAAGCTCTTCATCTAAACCCCGGCAGAGTCTGACCTGCCCGCCCCCTTCTGCCTGCAGGATGGTTCCCTTTTCAGCAGGATCCCTTACCTGGCCTGGCCTAGAGGCACTGGAGCGCCACCGGCTGTTTTGCACTGCCCTGGAACTTGGGCAGGTGGTCGCGCAGCTCGGCCTCGCTCATCCAGACCTGGAGAGAGAGGAAGGTTTCTTCACTGTCAGAGGTTTCCTTTTCACCCTTTTCCAAACGGACCGGCCCAAAGTCATTCGGGCAAC
It encodes the following:
- the LOC140701940 gene encoding uncharacterized protein LOC140701940 isoform X2, with amino-acid sequence MQPRTPKDLETQFLHLALRAWVMLEEPSQDPEVEEAFRNTTNMAEHLLRGLIEEDPSRDHLLSIVEMVGEQFPVEKASFMETARQGLLLPAPPTSNLRLLLLEWRRTCWGQMSG
- the LOC140701940 gene encoding uncharacterized protein LOC140701940 isoform X3 translates to MQPRTPKDLETQFLHLALRAWVMLEEPSQDPEVEEAFRNTTNMAEHLLRGLIEEDPSRDHLLSIVEVQTTKANISHFQHKLQNCAKQTVEFGEIFLE